TAAGCTACTGTCACAACATCATAGCATCTAGTATAAGAGATCAATGTGATCCATGAAATAGATGGTCATTTTTAGGTCATACAAGAACTTTGACAACAACTCTTTTAAGGAACACCATGTACCGTTCCATCTCGCCTATATCTTTGAGGACACGGATGATATATTTTGGGCTAATGAACACCTATTGAAACAAGTCATTGACGAGCATACCCCAGTAAAACAGAAAAACCTAATAAGGAATCCACTACCTTACATTAATTCTAGGTACCGTACGTAAACTTATTTACAAGGCTCATCAAGCAAAAAACGCCTATAACAGAAATCAGGACATGGAAACCTGGTCAAGCTACACAAAGttcagaaatgtttaaaaaaaaaggtaatATAATCTATAGCTCTTCATTTCTAAGAACGGTATATTGGAGGACCCAAATCCAAAGACTTCTGGCCGACAATTAAATCTTCTCTCTCACAGAAACCTACACATATATTGCATAACCCAATATTACTCAAACACAACATAGGAGATTTGGTTTCTGATCAAAAGCTGATGGCGAATAAAATGATCTCGTTTTACATCAATATAGTCGAAACTATTGGAAGATCTGTAACTCAGCTGAAAGATAAACACCCTAGTCTGAACAAAAAACCAGGAACATAGCCAAATGTCACCTGATTTTAATTTCACTCCGGTTACTGATTAAGATATTGGAAAATATCTTAATaggttaaataaaaaagtagctGGAATAGATCTGATTTCTCCCAAAATCTTCATTGTTGGCAAAGATATTAAAAGGTCCCATCCGAAACATGGCCAATGAAATCATAAGCCAAGGATCATTTCCAAATAGTCTTAAGCTAGCACACGTAGcccctattttttttaaaaagatgacCCCTTTATAGAAATAACTATAGACCAGTCAGTATTTTATCTGAACGGGTTATAAGTGAGCAACCGATTATAGTCATTCTGATACAATTTGTCATCGTTTCCTGGCAGCTTTCAGGACAACATATGGCAGTCAAATTACCATGTTTAGGCTGGTGGAAGACTGGAAAAACCTTGATGAGAACAAATGTGTAGGTGCAGTTCTAAAGGACACCTCAAAAGCATTCGAATGCCTGTCCCATGGTCTTATCTTAGACAAGCTTAAAGCGTATGGTCTCTCAGCCCCAGCATGTAAACTTATGCACAGATAtcttacaaacagaaaacaacgggtcaaacttggtcaaatgGCCAGGGAGTGGAACTCCATCCCGAAAGGCGTGTCACAATGATCAATATTAGGGCCTCTAGTCTTCAGCATCTTTCTCAATGCCATATAGATGTTCTACTTGATCAATAAGCCTTCTATAATTATGAAGATGACAATACTCTTTCTGTGTGTgataaaaatgatgttgttaaGACAACTCTTGAAGAAGAatgtaacattttgataaaatggttTACTTCCAATAAAATGCAGGCTAACCCTgacaaatttcaaacaattcCAGTTGGCTCAAACTCTGTGAAAGAAATAAAGCAATTCAATGTGTTTAATTACACCATTGTAACTGATGAGCAAGTGAAACTTTTAGGCGTTGATGTAGATTGTATATTAGATGTTGATGAACaatttctaaaatgtgcaaacagcttattttcttaaaatcttttatcagatccAATTTCAACTACCGTCCTGTTGTTTGGCATTTTTGAAGCAAgataaacacagaaaaaaaagaaagaaaataatttatattcaatacagagctttaaaaatttgttttatgattacACTTCAAGTTACGAAAATCTTCTAGAGTacaattgccaacattacatcTGAGCAGGTGTGCATTGGTGTGTATTCAATGCATTGCTGTTGAAATTTactaatatatgtacattatctCTCCAAAATATGTTCAAAGCTTTGCAGCTTTTAagaattgtaatttaaaaaaaatccgataTGAAAACTGAGTGGATTTGCCATCAGTAAGAACAAGTTATATAAGTATTGGAAGAACTTAGAGGCCAGTCAGGTATGGAACAATCTCCCGGCGGAAATAAGGTGATCTAAAAACTTCTTGGAATTCAGAAGGCTGGTCCTGCAACTGGACAGGTCctttttgtaaatgattaatgtgccaataatgttttatacctaaaaaaagagaagaattTGAGAAGTATAGAGTGTTTCACTGATGTTTTTTATCGTTTGTCTCTACtggaaaacaggtttgttttcagtgggatggcCTACACCCACTGTACAAGCCGTGTACgtggcattcaaataccagaaagagcattttaaatatgaataaaaattatCGAATTAAATAACAAGGgcgtttatataattatgattgtttcaaatttatatatcattaacatctgtcgaacacatacaactgGCTACGTAcacttgtgtgtgttttttttggcaagtatttttaattgttacgATTTggcattttcaatttaaattctTACACATCATCGGGTACACGTTGGAGCTTATAGTCAAGACAGTGTCCGAGCAGAGATGGTTACCTGTAGGTAGAGATTGGCTCAAGCATAGAAGCAATCATGCCTTTGTATAGCAGTAGTGCTACTGTTTCGGATAATATCAGCAAAATCTAGTACTAAATTACTTTGCTATTACTTTACTACTTTACCTGATAAATTAAGTACATCTTCTTAGCAATtctttccaaaaaaataattatttctaacAAGCTAGATTGCTGATGATTATAACTTTTTTGTCACATCACTCAGGGGGAAGGGTAATGTAATAATGCTTAATATAAGAGGGGAGGGTAAGGTACCATGCTGTAATTCCCACCTATATActgctacttacaattttgctgtttaaaatgtatacgaTTTTCCGTAATTCATACTCTCAGTGAACGAACTAACACATTGAATACAGTGCTCTACTCCTTCATACTTATATGTATGCTTTCGTTTCCAGGTCAGGTCACCAgcgcattgttatgttttgatatgttatatcTGGTACGGATAACAAATACTCCGAtgctatttatgtttgtaattcatgtctgaaaatagctcattgagccaATTAATGTTTCTTGGTAtaatatacccgactttaaatacaTCTTCGTATGTCTTCCGTATTTATGGAAGGTGCATTTGTATGTAAATCGACCCCACCCGAATTGCAGCTCTATTCCAGTGTGGTTACCTCATCATGAATGTAAGTGGAATCTAACCCCTAAATGCAGGAATCCATTATGAGAAGTCAAAAGCGCTGGGAACCATGCATTCTCTGACGTCAGCCCAAATTCTCACAGCCATAGTGCGCCATTTTGAATATGAGTCCTACGTAGGAGGATGTAAATCGATCTGCATCTTTCAGAAGAATGATCTGAACAAAATAATACTCTAATTTATATTCTCCACAATCATTCATCGATATTGTAATTGATTATCTGCGTCCAAAATGGCGGGTAAGTATATAAAAAGCACTAGACATTTTGACCTAAATTTTACTGCCGGTTTCAATTTTGACatttccttaaatattttattgtgttcTGTTTATACAGGCAATGGTGGGGAGATTCAGTGGTGCTTCTCACAGGTTAAGGGTACAATCGAGGATGATATCACAGAAGGTATAGCGTTTTGATTCTcttcaaatgttaaataatggaTATAAAAGCTCGCATTCCAAAATTTATTCGGAAGTATGCAAAAAAACGCCTCTTTATTGTACGCCGCTGTTAATTCTTTGGGACTACTTATGATAATAAGActccaatatcacaaaaaatctTCACTCATTTCTTTGTTTCgtatcatttgttttcaacagAACAGCATAAATGTGTTCTACAGCTTTTTAAAGTGCATTCAGCCAATTATGATTCTCTTTTAAATTATCATGTTGATTTTTAAGGCAGATATATATCCCTTGTTCAGGTTTTCTGCATTCATAATGACATTGTATGCATCCCCATTTTGAAACAGAATGTACACTAAAAGAATACATCtaacatttttaagtaaaagaaCTTTCGTCACAATGGATTATATTAGTTTCATAGTCACAAAAATCATCGTTCACAATTATCAATTTTTGATATGCAACCAAAAGtatgctttaataaaaaaaaatatctacatGTAGAAAAAAATGGATTGTGGTTAGGTGGTCAAGTAAGCTGAGctttagtccacctaaatggccgtcaaagAGTCTtctgacgattttttttatatggcagactcgtgacgtccaccatcccagcaaaaagtagcaagcggtccttgcgTAGAGAATCCttgcggccacaattttgaaattttctccgttataaattcaaatttctacgaaaatattattgcctactattaaacacatattaagttatgtcagtatgcccaaaaaaacatgttaagttatcataaaacacaagtgtcgattgtttatcaagtattccGATATCGGTAAATttgggacaaatctgactggttgtgtacatgtataacggtatttgtgatccataatatattaatgtgaaaataacaactctaatgacaaatttaatccaattcagatcactgtcggataaaaattgaacaactttgtcattatttttcaacgtcaatgcatattatttcagtatatcatttcgcccattgttaaatggtagagagttgtagcgttacagggatacataagaaatgtcaaaataataaaaaaaagtatccctgatcactcattattgtagctagctGAGCTTATGAAATGACGAGCATTAAAAGTAAAACTTCATGGCTAGTTGCAACAAATGCATACACATTTCATcaaaaatggacagtttaaaccattttgacTTTCTTGAGGGATTGTTAATTAACCTTATAAGCTTTTTTTCTATTGGTTATTTGTCTTGGAGCAAAAAATGCTCATAATAAATGGGTCGGTGCTtccctagtccaaataattgtacgttgacggatttttttagatttttgatatggcaaatccttcacgtacaaattgtttagtatcaaaaatgggtagttattccgatcaggattccgggttaaagcatatagcgtctataaaatatcataaaaacaagaaatattaccagataatgttattttatattagttccgtacacaaaaaataaatatccaacttataattatgagtttgacggcttttcttcatttcattctgtcaaaacttaacgatatatacatgacgggcacctgcaaggcttcatggcacagttttaaatcactcGGAACATtacggccatggccgagttgttacaattgtgtaacgaggtctatctcgaagctttgtcggaggaggccgagttattacgattgtatcgagttgttccccaaatgtcagtcaactttcgttttattggaaaggtaaataacttgttttaatgcattaaatgcttgtttagtgcaaaataacatttcacttacatcgtaaaatatgaatataactctttatgatcaatttcaaccataaaatacttcacttaaaacaatttcaatatttttaaaacacccccgttttttgcacattcccgtttagacgttagggattggaagaatcccgtataacacgtctattattttagactaggtgCTTCCCTAACTTGCTTTGCAACTCCCACCATCACCATACCACACATGATGTTTAAAACCCCAAATCCAGTTACATACTCATAGCTGAGATAAACTAAATCTAAAAAGTAATATCTGTATTTCCCTTTATTGTAGCGGATATCATATCATGTGTAGAGTTCAACCACAATGGAGAGCTCTTGGCCACTGGTGACAAAGGAGGGCGTGTCGTCATATTCCAGCGCGACGGAAAggtacaaaacaaaaatattaaacattcagAAACCTGTTCTATTTAACAATTTGATGTGGGTATAAAtcagtttgtgtatttttgtcACTATAATTTTGCAATGAACAGTCTGTACGAAAGTCATTATCACATTGCAGGACACAAGGTCCTGCAATACAGTCTACATTGCAGGACCGGACCAGTTTTTGCAGGACCAaacattttatgtacatttttgtgAAAGTCAGGGCTTTCAACAGGGTCTAAACCTAATGGTCAATGACTCTTAAAATCTGATTTTCAAGAGTCAAAATCAGATGTTCAAGTGTCcttgtttttctaaatacatgGTCTTAATTCTTAATTATAGTTTTCATCTGTCGTATGATGGCATTGCAAAGTACATGATTATCTATTAAAaactaatacatatatacattttttaaactgatataGACATGGTTTAAAaaactaatacaaaatatatttaagcattgttgttttttaaactatcGTACTAAGTGAAAAAGCagaaggtatccgttaatttgcataatgggcggagttatcacgtcattgagtttgagtgctgcgAATTAACATGGAAACCGATtagattccagatcgataatcagTTGTCATTGGGGGTGTTAATTGCTCTtgactttaattgataaaaagacATTTAGATCATGTCTTGCAAATGattaatattacaaatttatgATGCTTCAttttcgggtcatttacgatttTGAATGCGTCAAAACCCAGGGAGCTCAGGTCGATAAACGCCCTGATTAAGTTGGTTTGATAAAGTAAACATAGGTTagttaataaaattaacaagataCACGTTTgacacatatttattaaatcattttgccCCAAAAACTATTGCCGGACAAGCGGGCCTACAATATAGCTGTGATTGTCGTACAGACTGAATGAATTTCACGTGTAAGATGTGACATCTTAAGCTATTATCCATTTCATGGAGGCAATTTGGCTACATTTGTAAATGCTGGTATTTTTTGACATACCAGTACCTTTGTAAATGTTATGTTGCCAAGGCTTTTATATGTCTTGAGAAGTGTAAAATCCttgaaaaagatttaaaaatagaaatgattgttaaaaagaaatgattgtTTATGCTCCTgctataacaatatttaaactgtatatgattttacattttctgaaatcACGCCACTGCAATAAAGATCTgttgttaattgaaataatcttagtgttatatttattttattttgctacacaTGCATGTATGtgtgaatttaaaattattattattaatttattgaaaaagagcatgtttatgattaaaaaacaaaacaaacaagtcATTTTTGTTCAGagtaaatattgttgaataatagCCCAGATCCTTCACTGAAATGGGACCCAGGTGGTTACAAAAATCCTCAATATCACAAGGTTAAATATTACTACTTTCTTTGTTCTAGGGGAATCCTCATTTCCATGCTCGTGGGGAATACAACGTGTACAGCACCTTCCAAAGTCATGAGCCAGAGTTTGATTATCTAAAAAGTTTAGAGATTGAAGAAAAGATCAACAAAATACGCTGGCTTCAACGCAGCAACCCAGCTAACTTCCTCTTGTCTACAAATGGTTTGTTTCTTGCCATCTCATACAGgaagatttatttcatattctgTACATGTAACCTGTTTCATTGTAATGACAATTTGTATTCTGATAATTCAAAATGGCAAATGGTCTAAAAGCAGAGAATGCGCGAAATGTTATCGAGTTAACATTAGTGAGTGACATGAGaagaaaataagtttgcaaaatgATCCTTtacttaaattttattaaattatatgtttggTTCACGgcttgaacaaaacaaaaacaatagtgtTAAGGGGGGTAAACTCATATTCATTGAAGACCTCATTATTTGGTTTGTTCAACACTCTTCCagacaaaacaataaagttGTGGAAGGTCACAGAAAGGGACAAGAGAGCGGAAGGCTACAACCTGAAGGATGATGCTGGGATCATGCGAGATCCTACCTCAGTCAATACACTCCGCATCCCCAGCTTCAAACCCATGGAGCTGCTGGTAGAAGCTAGTCCTCGCCGTATATTTGCCAATGCTCACACATACCACATCAACTCTATCTCGGTGAACAGTGATCAGGAGACATACCTGTCCGCTGATGATCTACGCATTAACCTTTGGCATCTAGAAGTCACAAATCAAAGTTTCAGTATCCTtgctttttatacgcccgaagggtcgtattatgttatggcctccatcgtctgtccgtcttgtctgtctgtccgtccgttagcaattccgtgtccgggccataacttggtaactaataaagcgattttcaaataacttaatacaaatcatcactacattaaaaggatgtgtcgcgcgcaatttccaggtccatacctcaaagattagaatcaccatgggggtgcgttagcaattccgtgtccgggccacaactttgtcactaataaagtcattttcaaataactttatacaaagcatcattacattaaaaggatgcgtcgcgcgcaatttccaggtccatacctcaaagactagaatcaccatggggggggggggcgttacaactttgtcactaataaagtcattttcaaataactttatacaaagcatcattacattaaaaggatgtgtcgcgcgcaatttccaggtccatacctcaaagactagaatcaccatgggggggcgttagcaattttgtttccgggccacaacttggtcactaataaagtcattttcaaataactttatacaaagcatcattacattaaaaggatgtgtcgcgcgcaatttccaggtccatacctcaaacactagaatcaccatgggggtgcgttagcaaatccgtgtctgggccacaacttggtcactaataaagtcattttcaaataattttatacaaagcatcatttcattaaaaggatgcgtcgcgcgcaatttccaggtccatacctcaaagactagaatcaccatggggggggggggcgttagcaattctgtttccgggccacatctttgttactcgtccgttagcaattccttgtccgggccataacttggtaactaataaagcgattttcaaataactttatacaaatcatcactacattaaaaggacctcgagccgaatcttcttcgggcgtaaaatgctccgtttcgcggtgctcttgtttggTATTCACAAGCTCATAGTCGTCATTTCTAGTTTATTAAACTATATGTGGGTTCATAAAAGGTAATCTTGTCTGGCATTACAGAGTTTCCTGGATTAAACTCAACTACAGTGGGCATAATAGGTgaacttttgaaaacaaaataaatatgaacattgttGTACTTTTCAGTTCTAAGTGGTAATGTAATATTGGCTTGTAAGTACACAAGTACTGTATTGGTTTTAGGGAATTTTGGCTAGATGAATACAGCAGTTAAAGTGGCTTTTGTTGTGACCAGTGTGTCAGACACAGATTAAGACACAATTAATAACAGTAAACAACACCCATGGTTGttcataaatattcaaatttgtattttacatataGTATAGGCTACCGAGGCAATACATATTGCTGCAAAAATTGTGTATACTATTTTACAAAGGTTTCCATAAACATAGAAGCATTACCTATATTAAATATGACAAACAAATGTCTTACAAACATGATGCCTTGTGTTTTCCTTAACTGGTGTAACAGACATTGTAGACATCAAGCCGGCCAACATGGAGGAGCTAACCGAGGTGATTACAGCGGCCGAGTTTCATCCCACCGAGTGTAACCTGTTTGTGTACAGCAGTAGCAAGGGAACCATACGCCTCTGTGATATGCGGGAACAAGCACTGTGCGACAAACATGCCAAACGTAAGGAGATTAAATATGAACTATGTGCTAGGTTATTAGATATTAAAGTAGAATTCAATAACCACACAGATATAGACACAAGTTTATGAAATAGTCACATTTTGTACGATCAAAAACACAGAAAAGGCTGGTTTATAATACTTTAATAATAGAGAAAG
The Mya arenaria isolate MELC-2E11 chromosome 12, ASM2691426v1 DNA segment above includes these coding regions:
- the LOC128211569 gene encoding serine/threonine-protein phosphatase 2A 55 kDa regulatory subunit B alpha isoform-like isoform X2, whose translation is MAGNGGEIQWCFSQVKGTIEDDITEADIISCVEFNHNGELLATGDKGGRVVIFQRDGKGNPHFHARGEYNVYSTFQSHEPEFDYLKSLEIEEKINKIRWLQRSNPANFLLSTNDKTIKLWKVTERDKRAEGYNLKDDAGIMRDPTSVNTLRIPSFKPMELLVEASPRRIFANAHTYHINSISVNSDQETYLSADDLRINLWHLEVTNQSFNIVDIKPANMEELTEVITAAEFHPTECNLFVYSSSKGTIRLCDMREQALCDKHAKLFEEPEDPTNRSFFSEIISSISDVKFSHNGRYMVTRDYLSVKVWDLQMDSKPIETFQVHEYLRSKLCSLYENDCIFDKFECAWSGNDRHIMTGSYNNFFRMFDRESKRDVTLEASRENVKPKTVLKPRKVCSGGKRKKEEISVDCLDFNRKILHAAWHPLDNILAVAATNNLYLFSSKE
- the LOC128211569 gene encoding serine/threonine-protein phosphatase 2A 55 kDa regulatory subunit B alpha isoform-like isoform X1 — protein: MIAGMISPPKEKGSGFGSKGLHKIQNMLHHRPRASSLGQKDKPEKHGHVHGNGGEIQWCFSQVKGTIEDDITEADIISCVEFNHNGELLATGDKGGRVVIFQRDGKGNPHFHARGEYNVYSTFQSHEPEFDYLKSLEIEEKINKIRWLQRSNPANFLLSTNDKTIKLWKVTERDKRAEGYNLKDDAGIMRDPTSVNTLRIPSFKPMELLVEASPRRIFANAHTYHINSISVNSDQETYLSADDLRINLWHLEVTNQSFNIVDIKPANMEELTEVITAAEFHPTECNLFVYSSSKGTIRLCDMREQALCDKHAKLFEEPEDPTNRSFFSEIISSISDVKFSHNGRYMVTRDYLSVKVWDLQMDSKPIETFQVHEYLRSKLCSLYENDCIFDKFECAWSGNDRHIMTGSYNNFFRMFDRESKRDVTLEASRENVKPKTVLKPRKVCSGGKRKKEEISVDCLDFNRKILHAAWHPLDNILAVAATNNLYLFSSKE